The following are encoded in a window of Culex pipiens pallens isolate TS unplaced genomic scaffold, TS_CPP_V2 Cpp_Un0085, whole genome shotgun sequence genomic DNA:
- the LOC128092262 gene encoding uncharacterized protein LOC128092262: MAQICRNRDLFSKSMATGRFTSAAGLVWSPSELLTAVFAVVRSLSVAGLFFSCAGTLKTRSMGISSKNRSGIAGFVSSKIYEMSAYVLNARRMRCHLLAMQNGLTKSTNKAGMPHTTSQLNNYNGNSTDSSNRISRPTALFSSSDTDYSIRTAVSIPRDAPISSELSRKHKQAS; the protein is encoded by the exons ATGGCGCAGATATGCCGAAACCgtg ATCTGTTTTCGAAGAGTATGGCCACGGGCCGTTTCACGTCGGCCGCCGGTTTGGTGTGGTCCCCCAGTGAACTGTTGACAGCCGTGTTTGCCGTGGTGCGTTCGCTATCAGTGGCCGGATTGTTCTTCAGTTGCGCTGGCACCCTCAAGACGCGCTCGATGGGAATCTCTTCGAAGAATCGGTCTGGGATTGCGGGGTTCGTTTCAAGCAAGATTTACGAGATGAGCGCTTATGTG CTCAATGCTCGTAGGATGCGATGCCACCTGTTGGCCATGCAGAACGGACTCACAAAGTCCACCAACAAAGCAGGAATGCCCCATACCACGTCACAGCTGAACAACTACAACGGCAACTCCACCGATTCTTCTAACCGAATCTCCCGTCCAACGGCCCTGTTCAGCTCGTCAGACACGGATTACTCCATCCGGACGGCGGTGTCGATTCCGCGGGATGCTCCCATTAGCAGCGAATTGAGCCGGAAGCACAAACAGGCCAGCTGA